One window of the Pogoniulus pusillus isolate bPogPus1 chromosome 38, bPogPus1.pri, whole genome shotgun sequence genome contains the following:
- the VSIG10L2 gene encoding V-set and immunoglobulin domain-containing protein 10-like 2, which yields MERGWAASPPRGAAWILCLLPALARGFVPGQLLASGEAAYEERTVTGVRGRAVELSCGRAAAAAPPAVVFWSFAAAAGSGPPLAVAVGSGWEVAVAPEAGTLGRVTLRNGTLELRELRVAARGRFLCQALFPELGRLRVGYAAVLLRVLVPVSKPFVRPTAAAAAEGAAVALTCSVREGTEPLSFSWQHQDPRGGPSVPPKGLGDAGAELQLTPANRSHAGWYSCTVGNEANSRSSEPVYLDIVYGPDPPAISVEPFSPAQGAFSAGEREDVVLSCLAPSNPPSRYVWLHNGSQVHTGQTFVIAAIARAQAGTYTCLAENSHLQTRTQATIVLTVYYPPAGTPSCSALATADLRDVALRCRWPGGFPPARLRWVGPGPSREEEGVMGMSFSMATSIQPGAATRNGSSFSCLASHPALPQGAACGTTLWVPAGSPSCTAAATKGDEFVMLRCQWEGGTPPVTLRWQDGGGQALGDPSPSATVLVLGAGDSLRGQDFVCAAAHPLRATGTECRLRLDVPRLEAERSEVAVLEGSEARLACRRHDGGASLGATMVWYDPKEQEVTLGLAKYQLEQGEEWLNLTVRDAEWPGDGGTYHCAATNAVGTASLPVHLRVERYPPPPNVTISRLRYSRARTEVRLEWRTQGAGNLTGFVVQRRQARRPPRRAPGPWETAAGDIEPHTRDRRLGGLDPAVVYAFRILAVNHRRAGHPSEVQTPAEPPFEAYPAVTAAAVVGMLLATVASLLAVRWVAQHRDTLPRLHDLLFRTAGAGAQEPIGTPEDAETAAGADDGAASAPAAAVVPGAAAEQLPAPPDAAEDEPVNVTVTETATP from the exons ATGGAGCGGGGCTGGGCAGCGTCGCCGCCCCGGGGGGCAGCCTggatcctctgcctgctgccggcGCTGGCGCGGG GCTTCGTGCCAGGCCAGCTGCTGGCCAGCGGCGAGGCTGCCTACGAGGAGCGGACGGTGACAGGCGTGCGGGGCCGGGCGGTGGAGCTGAGctgcgggcgggcggcggcggcggccccgcCGGCCGTGGTCTTCTGGAGCTTCGCGGCGGCAGCGGGCTCGGGTCCGCCGCTGGCCGTGGCGGTGGGCTCGGGCTGGGAGGTGGCAGTGGCGCCCGAAGCGGGCACCCTGGGCCGGGTGACGCTGCGCAACGGGACGCTGGAGCTGCGGGAGCTGCGGGTGGCCGCCCGCGGGCGCTTCCTCTGCCAAGCGCTGTTCCCGGAGCTCGGGCGGCTCCGAGTGGGATACGCTGCGGTCCTCCTGCGCGTCCTGG tgcctgtCTCCAAGCCCTTCGTGAGGCcaacggcggcggcggcggcagaggGGGCAGCGGTGGCCCTGACCTGCTCTGtgagggaggggacagagcctctGAGCTTCTCCTGGCAGCACCAGGACCCCCGGGGAGGTCCCTCAGTGCCCCCCAAGGGGCTGGGGGACGccggggctgagctgcagctgacgCCAGCCAACCGCAGCCACGCAGGATGGTACAGCTGCACCGTGGGCAACGAGGCCAACAGCCGCAGCAGCGAGCCTGTCTACCTGGACATCGTCT ACGGCCCGGACCCGCCAGCCATCAGCGTGGAGCCCTTCTCGCCGGCGCAGGGAGCGTTCTCGGCGGGCGAGCGggaggatgtggtgctgagctgcctggcgccctccaacccccccagccGCTACGTCTGGCTCCACAACGGCTCCCAGGTGCACACCGGGCAGACCTTCGTCATCGCCGCCATCGCCCGCGCCCAGGCGGGCACCTACACCTGCCTGGCGGAGAACAGCCACCTGCAGACCCGCACCCAGGCCACCATCGTCCTCACCGTCTACT ATCCGCCAGCCGGGACCCCCAGCTGCTCCGCCCTGGCCACCGCCGACCTGCGGGACGTGGCCCTGCGGTGCCGCTGGCCAGGGGGGTTCCCCCCGGCACGGCTGCGCTGGGTGGGCCCCGGaccctccagggaggaggagggggtgaTGGGGATGAGCTTTTCCATGGCCACCAGCATCCAGCCAGGGGCGGCCACCAGGAACGgcagctccttctcctgcctggcCTCCCACCCGGCGCTGCCGCAGGGCGCTGCGTGCGGGACCACCCTGT GGGTCCCGGCTGGCAGCCCCTCCTGCACGGCAGCGGCCACCAAGGGCGATGAGTTCGTGATGCTGCGGTGCCAGTGGGAGGGGGGCACGCCGCCAGTCACCCTGCGCTGGCAGGACGGTGGGGGACAAGCACTGGGGGACCCCTCGCCCTCCGCCACCgtcctggtgctgggtgccGGCGACAGTTTGCGGGGTCAGGACTTCGTCTGCGCGGCCGCACACCCCCTGCGGGCCACCGGCACCGAGTGCCGCCTGCGGCTGG ACGTCCCCAGGCTGGAGGCGGAGAGGAGCGAGGTGGCGGTGCTGGAGGGCAGCGAGGCGCGGCTGGCATGCCGGCGACACGACGGTGGCGCCAGTCTCGGTGCCACCATGGTTTGGTACGACCCCAAGGAGCAGGAGGTGACGCTGGGGCTGGCCAAGTACCAGTtggagcagggagaagagtGGCTGAACCTCACAGTCCGGGATGCTGAGTGGCCAGGGGATGGTGGCACCTACCACTGCGCTGCGACCAACgctgtgggcactgccagcctcccTGTCCACCTCCGTGTGGAGC GGTACCCGCCGCCCCCCAACGTCACCATCAGCAGGCTGCGGTACTCGCGGGCGCGCACCGAGGTGCGGCTGGAGTGGCGCACGCAGGGCGCTGGCAACCTGACCGGCTTCGTGGTGCAGCGGCGCCAGGCCAGGAGACCCCCGCGGCGGGCACCGGGGCCCTGGGAAACGGCCGCGGGGGACATCGAGCCCCACACCCGCGACCGGCGCCTGGGGGGCCTGGACCCGGCCGTGGTCTATGCCTTCCGCATCTTGGCCGTCAACCACCGCCGGGCAGGGCACCCCTCCGAGGTGCAGACCCCAG ccgAGCCTCCCTTCGAGGCTTACCCGGCGGTGACAGCGGCGGCAGtggtggggatgctgctggccactgTCGCGTCCCTGCTGGCCGTGCGCTGGGTCGCCCAGCACCGGGACACCCTCCCAC GGCTGCACGACCTCCTCTTCCGCAC ggctggtgctggtgcCCAGGAGCCCATCGGCACGCCGGAGGATGCCGAGACAGCCGCAGGCGCAGATGATGGAGCAGCATCGGCTCCGGCGGCCGCGGTTGTCCCCGGTGCAGCAGCAG agcagctcccagcaccgcCGGACGCCGCCGAGGACGAACCTGTGAACGTCACCGTCACCGAGACGGCGACGCCGTGA